Proteins from a genomic interval of Spea bombifrons isolate aSpeBom1 chromosome 4, aSpeBom1.2.pri, whole genome shotgun sequence:
- the LOC128491406 gene encoding synaptotagmin-4-like, whose product MIFGLCAAARPRKSVLLTQNTSVDVASRVHLQVLLGAGLALLCFCLLLGCAICWQRSRRRQSSLNIISGDKDLAQQREHEHADTPVMSAAVPIPLQYQDMDGDITPKSGEDIPIEQDLMPIRSLHSRASLPSLYQLSSKTKRAIQRRSTIFSECSPGGDRAKLVRIPLSRTEPSGLSGVKQKSLPLLHFALCYSLDEEMLTVTVTGLTNLPKRFHQKRDSWVKAYLLPGFIEPSSGQKEGPDDGQKFCFCRYSPQELRDLTLRLAVYARERNNLKEGFIGEVLFSCAHVNWQGQETSGHTKEVSIAKTKLKKSLSTMDVLCAPATHAKSLGKIYILLQYQMLANRIKVMVQKAENLGKLTRIPGAADHFVSIRLIHNGQLKEMKETRSVSGSSPVWNAPFLFVAPPGAMQDQTLCLEFLVMQGRIYSRGRILGRVIIGAGATEAGLAHWEEMCFKGPMECARWHALQPDVF is encoded by the exons ATGATCTTTggtttgtgtgcagctgctcggccaagGAAATCTGTGCTCCTGACGCAAAATACTTCtgttgatgttgcttccagag TCCATTTGCAGGTACTCCTGGGTGCTGGACTGGCACTTCTctgcttctgtcttctcttgGGTTGTGCTATATGTTGGCAGCGTAGCCGTAGAAGACAGTCTTCACTCAACATTATCAGTGGGGATAAAGATCTCGCACAGCAAAGAGAACATGAGCATGCAGACACACCTGTTATGTCTGCTGCTGTGCCTATACCACTGCAATACCAAGACATGGATGGGGACATCACTCCAAAAAGTGGGGAGGATATACCCATTGAACAGGATTTAATGCCGATTAGAAGTTTACATTCAAGGGCTTCTCTGCCAAGCCTCTACCAGCTGTCATCAAAAACAAAACGAGCCATTCAGCGGCGTAGCACAATTTTTAGTGAATGCTCTCCAGGAGGAGATCGTGCCAAGTTAGTAAGGATTCCTCTCTCCCGCACTGAGCCCAGTGGACTCTCTGGAGTCAAACAAAAGTCCTTGCCACTTCTGCACTTTGCTTTGTGCTACTCACTGGATGAGGAAATGCTCACAGTAACTGTTACAGGCCTTACCAATCTCCCCAAGAGATTCCACCAGAAAAGAGACTCTTGGGTCAAAGCCTATCTCCTGCCTGGGTTCATAGAGCCAAGCTCAGGCCAAAAAGAAGGTCCAGATGATGGACAGAAATTCTGCTTTTGTAGATACAGTCCCCAGGAATTGAGAGACCTTACCCTTCGCCTGGCAGTGTATGCCCGGGAGAGGAACAACTTGAAAGAAGGATTTATTGGAGAAGTGTTGTTCTCCTGTGCCCACGTTAACTGGCAAGGGCAGGAGACATCTGGTCACACAAAGGAGGTTTCTATTGCAAAGACAAAGCTCAAGAAG AGTCTGAGTACCATGGATGTTCTCTGTGCTCCTGCAACCCATGCCAAGTCCCTGGGCAAGATATACATACTCCTGCAGTATCAAATGTTAGCAAATCGCATTAAAGTAATGGTACAGAAGGCAGAAAACCTAGGAAAGCTCACGCGTATTCCTGGTGCTGCAG atCACTTTGTCAGCATACGCCTTATCCACAATGGTCAGCTAAAGGAAATGAAAGAGACAAGGTCAGTTTCTGGATCCAGCCCTGTGTGGAATGCCCCATTCCTCTTTGTTGCCCCTCCTGGGGCTATGCAGGATCAGACCTTATGCCTGGAGTTCCTGGTAATGCAG GGCCGAATTTACAGTCGTGGTCGTATTCTTGGCCGTGTGATTATCGGTGCAGGGGCCACTGAAGCTGGTCTGGCTCATTGGGAAGAGATGTGTTTCAAGGGGCCGATGGAGTGTGCCCGGTGGCATGCACTGCAACCAGATGTATTCTAG
- the LOC128491405 gene encoding uncharacterized protein LOC128491405 codes for MFPWYEGLIFISLCSDRVKVLEREQSEKDIEIRKLKAESGAVLRIELDVCKQQLDLERSHRAALQDRVGQLESRLRAEEQGAEVLENNVDIQRSQSFNERSASDEARSQIVNLQQELEKEKEVRAQKDDIILLLREELEELKHKKPGEIKASLEEVDSELIFVREELQKVWDMLKIKDTELEEQYQELKSARGQYTECSNENLRLEQLVVSLQKQLTESEQTVKRLKHMREVEKTELDIERSSLELKLAEAREQAEEASSQTGLKRPKEVQAAEGSHLKCARCDVFLLQLDKAIKGCQGRNVELQEEKSQVLASLHQLQEILKDVSKQTKMNENVAQTLQVDNETLKKQHNLVTEQLKNLFKEKQNLGKAYNKLPKEEIPKEEWAVKSKLVKNVLSAIKDNERHQEELGGQIDQLQENEAQKKEMRSLERQLDEKSDQISSMASEIKTLREKNESLMKAKLRFQQQVQQIRSISQPHHEKELTDPSVPRLSADPVDAHQSIKAEFILSGSQESLAASAESQASFQCPSEGSLTASPQNSRPGTPLNPKVHGSPLRPIFPGTAMKSWKRSSEVSLLSPRSQADSEATNDTQGSLTPRASALLSPRPYRPQKTIQTFKFRDIQEQSIN; via the exons ATGTTCCCCTGGTATGAAGGGCTGATATTTATTTCTCTCTGTAGTGACAGAGTTAAAGTTCTGGAGAGAGAGCAATCAGAAAAAGACATTGAGATCAGAAAGCTTAAG GCAGAGAGTGGCGCTGTCCTTCGTATTGAACTGGATGTTTGTAAGCAACAGCTGGATCTGGAGAGAAGCCATAGAGCCGCTCTGCAGGATAGAGTTGGGCAGCTGGAGTCCAGGCTCAGAGCTGAGGAACAGGGTGCTGAG GTTCTTGAGAACAATGTGGATATCCAGAGATCTCAGTCCTTTAATGAGAG GTCAGCATCAGATGAAGCCAGGTCACAAATTGTAAACCTTCAACAAGAGCTGGAAAAGGAGAAAGAAGTAAGGGCGCAGAAAGAtgacataatattattattgagaGAG GAACTAGAAGAGCTGAAGCACAAGAAGCCTGGGGAGATTAAG GCATCTTTGGAGGAGGTGGACTCAGAGCTGATTTTCGTCCGCGAGGAACTTCAGAAAGTATGGGACATGTTGAAGATAAAAGACACAGAGCTGGAGGAGCAGTATCAAGAACTGAAGTCTGCTCGGGGTCAG TACACGGAATGCAGCAATGAGAACCTTAGGCTGGAGCAGTTGGTGGTCTCATTGCAGAAGCAGCTGACAGAGTC GGAGCAAACAGTGAAACGTCTCAAGCACATGAGGGAAGTGGAAAAAACAGAGCTGGATATTGAAAGGTCATCACTGGAGCTAAAG CTGGCAGAGGCACGGGAGCAGGCTGAGGAGGCTTCATCCCAAACTGGGCTGAAGAGACCAAAGGAAGTCCAAGCTGCAGAAGGTTCCCACCTGAAGTGTGCTCGCTGTGACGTCTTCCTGCTACAACTAGACAAGGCCATCAAGG GATGCCAGGGACGCAATGTGGAGTTACAGGAGGAGAAGAGCCAGGTGTTGGCGTCATTACATCAGCTGCAGGAAATATTAAAG GATGTTTCTAAGCAGACAaaaatgaatgagaatgtgGCTCAAACCTTACAGGTGGACAATGAGACTCTAAAAAAGCAGCACAATTTGGTTACAGAGCAG CTCAAAAATTTGTTCAAAGAGAAGCAAAATCTGGGAAAAGCCTACAACAAACTCCCTAAGGAGGAGATACCAAAGGAGGAATGGGCTGTTAAGTCAAAACTGGTTAAG AATGTGTTAAGCGCTATCAAAGACAATGAAAGACATCAGGAGGAGCTTGGTGGTCAGATAGATCAACTACAAGAAAATGAAGCccagaaaaaagaaatgagaAGCCTAGAGAGGCAGCTTGATGAAAAGTCAGACCAG ATATCCTCTATGGCGTCTGAAATCAAAACATTACGAGAAAAAAATGAGTCTTTGATGAAAG CTAAACTGCGTTTCCAGCAGCAGGTCCAGCAAATAAGGAGCATCTCTCAGCCACACCATGAAAAGGAGCTGACAGACCCTTCTGTTCCCCGGCTGTCTGCTGACCCAGTTGATGCCCAccaaagtattaaagcagagttTATATTGTCTGGGAGCCAAGAGTCATTGGCTGCTTCAGCTGAAAGCCAAGCATCATTTCAATGTCCATCCGAGGGATCTTTGACAGCAtccccccaaaactcaaggccTGGAACCCCCTTAAATCCCAAAGTTCATGGATCACCATTGAGACCCATCTTTCCAGGGACTGCAATGAAAAGTTGGAAAAGGTCCTCAGAAGTATCTCTGttaagtccaaggagtcaggcTGACAGCGAGGCTACAAATGATACACAGGGTTCCCTCACTCCTAGGGCATCTGCTCTGCTTTCTCCCAGACCATACCGCCCTCAGAAGaccatacagacctttaaattTAGAGATATCCAGGAACAATCAATCAACTGA